The genomic window CCCACTTGCCGACGGGCTGCGTCGCAGCCCCTTCGGCCTCCTGGTGCGTCCTGGCGACGAAAGGGCGTTGGCCGACGCCATCCGATGGATGCTCGACCATCCCGCCGACGCGGGCGAGATGGCGGATGCCGCACGCGCCCTCGCGCGGGACAGATTCGCGATCGAGAACACCTGGTCGACCGTGGCCCGCACCTGGTCGCGCGTTCTCGCCGACCGCAGGTCAGCGTCGCACGTGCGCCGATGAAGCGATGAAGCGCCGGCGCGACACTCGCGTCAGGGCGTGCCGACTCCCGCTCGGCGATCGCGTCGACGTCCGTCGATTCCCGCCCAGACACCCGTGACGAGACCCGCCACCTCGACGACCGAGCGGGTGAGGATGATGGGCGATGTCACGCGTCGCCGCAGCGTCGCCTTCTCACCATCCTCGCCGCGGCCCTTGGCGATGAGCCGGCCGACGAGCGTGAAGTAGTGCCCTTGCTGCCGGAGAGCCGTCACGTAGTAGCGCGGGAGGTATGGGGTGCGCCAGCCGAACACGCGGGCGAGCAGCATGACGTGGTTGCGTCTGGAGTAGTAGAGGTACCGCCGATCGAAGCGCTGGCCGCCGATCTGATACGGGGCTGCGACATGACGAACCAGGGCGCGTGGCGCGAAGACGAGCCGGTGGCCTGCGGCTGTGAGTCGGAGGCAGGTGTCGGACTCCTCGCGCAGACACGTGCCGGGATAGTTGCCGCGAATGCCGCCGATCGCCTCGAGAGCGGTGCGACGGTAGGACTGGTTCGCGCCGAGGAAGTGGTCGACGGCGACGGGTCGGAGCGAGTTCGCGCCGAAGTAGCCCGTGAGGTCGCCGTTGGGCAGCAGCCGCCCGATCGTGCCCACTCCCTCGCGATCCTCTCCCGGGATGCCGTTGTCGGCGCGTCCGCCCACTCCGGCGACCGCGGGGTCGTCGTCATAGACGCGTGTGAGCTCGGCCAGCCACTCGCGATCGACATACGCGTCGTCGTCGATGAACGCCACGATGTCGCCCGTCGCCGCCGCGAGTCCCAGCTGACGCGACTCGGGCATCGTGCCTCTGCCGAGACTGTGGCCGATGTACTCGATGTCGGGGTGCTCGGCCGATACGAGCTCGCGGGTGCGATCGTCGGGCGATCCGTCGACGACGATGATCTGGTGGGGTCGGCGGGTCATCTCGTAGAGATGCCGCAGGCATTCGGCGATGTACTGGGGCCGGGCATAGGTGATGACCACTACGGAGACCGTCGTTCCGGGATTGGTCGGTGTCGTCATGTCAACTCTTCGATTCTGAACGCCTGGCACGGTCGCCCGGGACTGCGGTGCGGAAGACCTTCTCATACTCATCGGCCACACGATCCCAGGTGAACCCGGCCACGGATTGGCGACCGCCGGATCCGAGCCTCGCACGCAGCTCTGCATCGGCGGCCACACGCACGAGTAGTTGGGCCAGCTCCTGGGGATCCTCGGGGTCGAACAGCACCCCGTCGATGCCGTCCGTCATGAACTCCGCCGGGCCGCCTCGCTCCGTGGCGAGGACGGGGATGCCCGATCGCCAGCCCTCGAGGACGACGATCCCGAACGCCTCGACCCGGCTGGGGACGACCTGCGCCAGTGCCCCGTCGAGCAGCGTGCGCACCTGCGTTCGTGGGAGGGCGCCGACGAATCTCACATGCGGACCGACCGCGAGCTCCCGCGCACGCAAGACCAGTGCCTCTCGGTGCGGACCGTCGCCGGCGATCACGAGCTCCGCTCCGTCGAGTCGGTCGCGCGACACCGCATAGGCCTCGATCAAGGTGTCGAAGCCCTTGTTCTCCACGAGGCGACCCACGCCCGCGAAATAACGAGGAGGCAGCGGTGCGGCGAGGGCCACGGCGTCCGTGTCGAGATCGATCCCGTTGCCTACGACGGTCACCTCACGGCGCGGGCCGAAGCGGACGAGATCGGCCGCCGCGTACGCCGAGCACGACGTCACGGCGGCGGCATCGCGCAGCACGTCGGAAAGCGATCGTCGCAGGAGCCGTGACGACGCGAAGGAGTCGTGCGCGTCCATGAACGTCTCGCCGTGGTTCGCGTAGACGAGAGGAACCCCGGCGCGCTTCGCCGCCGCCGCCGCCCACGGGCCGTTGGGTCCGAAGCACTGGATGACGATCACGTCGGGGGCGTCCTGCACGAATGCCTTTCGCCAGGCCGACAGGGCGACCGGAAGCGCAGCTGCGAATCGCAGTACACCACCCGCCGATCGACTGGGCAGCGGGGTCGGCAGATAGCGCAGCGGCCGGCCGTCGTCTTGTGCGGGCACGTCGTCGCCCTGGTCGACGGCCCAGACCATGACCTCGTGGCCGCGGGCGCGCAGTCTCCGTGACAGCTCGTGCACATGCTCCTCGACGCCGCCGAACCGCGGCAGGTAGGAGCTCGCGACGAGAGCGATGCGCATCAGATGCCTTCGCCCGGGAAGTCGCGCACACGACTGACCCGGTAGTGCCGCCACAGTGGCGAGAAGGGCGTTCTCAGCACTGTTGTCCGCGGCTTGCGGGTGGCGTGCAGCCAGAGGCCGTACTTGCCGCTGTGGCGCCACTCCTCGGAATGTCCTGACCAGCCCACCTTGCGGGCGATATCGGCTGCCGACCGCACCCAGCTGTAGTGGATCACGGCGGCGTCAGGGGAGATGACCTCGTTGACGATCGTGTGGGGAGCGGCGGCCGGATCGGTGTTCCACGGCCGGACGTCGACCCGGTACAGGGGGTAATCGGTCTGGCGGGCCAGCCGCAGAGGCACGCCCGCCCGCACCGCGAGCGGGCCGGGAAAGGAGCACGCGAGGCGCCAGAACCTGGTGCTCGCCTCCAGAAAGCGGCCGGGCTTCACTCTCGTGTAGAGCCAGCGCGCGGGGAAGTCGAGCGCCCAGGCTCCCGCGCGGTCGGCGCGCTCCACCATCTCGACGAAGACATCGGGCTCAGGCATGACCTCGTCCGTGTCGAGCTGGAGCACCCAGTCGGCGCCATCCTCGGCTTGACCAAGAGCCGTCTGACGCTGGTAGGTGTCGTTCGCGAGCGGATCGAAACCCTCGCGGGCGAAATGCCCCGGCCGGTAGTCGCACTTCCCGTCGGTGTCGAGCTCGTGCAGGATCTCGAGGCACCGGGCGATGGGAAGGGGCGTGCCAGTCCAGGACATCGCGTTCTCGTCATACGACACGACGATGCGGTCGACGATCGAATAGTAGGAGCGAACGCTCGGGCCGAGGAAGGCGGGGTCACCGAGCATGATGTAAGCGTTGAGTCGCATCTCTCACAGATCTCGTCATGTTCGGTGGTCTGGCGCTCCGATCCTAGCGGGAGCGTGATCCGGTACTGTCTTTGCGATGCGGGAGGGAGGCGAGATGAACGCAGACCTCGGGCTCGTGAGTGTTGTCGTCGCTACGAACCGCAGCTCGCCCTACCTGGCTGAGGCCCTCGATTCCGTCGTCACCCAGACCTACCCGTCGTGGGAGCTGGTGATCGTCGACAACGGTGTGCCCGATCCGGACGCGCTTGCCGACCTCGTCGCCGGCGTATCCCGGGCGAAGGTCGTGCATGTGCCTCCGCCGGTGACGGTCTCGCTTGCCCGCAACGCGGGGGTCGAGGCATCCGTCGGCGATCTCGTCGTCTTTCTCGACGACGACGATGTCTGGCATCCCCGGCGACTGGAGCGCCAGGTCTCCCTGCTGAAGGACGATAGGTCGGCGCCGGCGTCCTACTGCGGCGGATGGCACATGGACGCCGCAGGTCGACCGTTCGACCCTGCCTGGCCCGCAGAACCGGCCCGCGCGGATGAGATGCTTGCGGGCCGAGCGCGGATGCCGCACATCTGCGGAGCGATGCTGATCCGACGGGAGGCGTTCGCCGAGGTAGGCGGATTCAGTCCCGAACTGTCGATGATGGAGGATTTCGAGCTCGCCTTGCGCCTCCTTTCGCGCGGCACTTTCGCGTGCGCGCCCGACGAGCTCGTCGGCTACCGGCGTCACGACGGCAACGCCACCAGCACGGCGATCGACAACGTGCGTCTGCGTCGTGAGGCGGTGGACGGCATCCTGGCCCGCCACGCGTGGGCGGCCGACGCGCGAGGCGACTCGCGTACCGCACAGCTGCTGCGAGAGCACCGGTCGCGCGAGCGCGCGCGGGCCGCGCACGATGCCGGCCTCGCGACGCTCGCCGCGTTACGTCGGGGGCGCTTCGCCGAGGCGGGACGCGAAGCCGCGTGGGGTGTCACGGGTGCTGCAGGGGCGTACTTCGGGGCGATCGTCGGTCGGCTGGCGCGGAAGGGCACGAGCCGGCACCGGTGATAGGGTCAATGGGCGTGTGCGCTCATTCCGAGGCGCCGTTCCTGTGGGGAAGGAGCCGGATGATTGACTCTGCGATCAGCGTTTCACACCTGTCGAAGTCGTACCGAATCCAGGTGGCGGGCGAGCGAGTCGATCGCATAACCTCCGCCGTCCTCAACCGCATCCGCCATCCCCTGACGCGCACCCACTTCGAAGACTTCGACGCGCTGAAAGACCTGACGTTCGAGATCCCCCGCGGCGAGGCCGTGGGCATCGTCGGACGCAACGGCGCGGGCAAGAGCACACTGCTCAAGCTGCTCACGCGAATCACCGCGCCCACCACGGGAACGATCAGCCTCGGTGGTCGTGTGGGTTCACTCCTCGAGGTCGGCACCGGATTCTCGGGCGAGCTGACCGGGCGCGAGAACATCTTCCAGAACGGCGCCCTCCTCGGCATGAGCCGCCAGGAGATCAAGCGCAGGTTCGACGAGATCGTCGACTTCTCCGGCGTCGAGAAGTTCCTCGACGTGCCGGTCAAGCGCTACTCGTCCGGAATGTACGTGCGCCTCGCCTTCTCGGTGGCGGCGCACCTCGAGACCGAGATCCTCGCGATCGACGAGGTGCTCGCCGTCGGTGACGCCGAGTTCCAGCGGAAGTCGCTGGCGAAGATGCGCGACGTCGCCCGGGATGGTCGCACCGTGCTCTACGTCAGCCATCAGATGAACACGGTGACCGCGCTGTGCACGTCGGCTCTCTTTCTCGACAAGGGGCAGCTCGGGTACCACGGATCGGTCGAGGGGGCGATGTCGCGGTACCGCGACACGTTCGAGAAGTTCCAGACCGAGCAGCAGGATGCCGCGTCCCGACCGGGCACCGGATGGCTGCGGCTCACCCGGGTGGCGGTGACGGAGCAGACCCAGGAACCAGCCGACGAGAAGGTCATCGAGTTCAACGTCGGGAAGAACCCGTCGCTCATAGGCAAGTACTTCGTGTCGGCGCACATCACCGACGTCAACGGCGCGGTCGTCGCTCAGTGCGACTCGCGGCTCACGGGGCACTGGTTCGACCCCGAGGAAGATCAGGCGGGTCGCCTCCGGATCAAGAACCTGTGGCTCAAGCCGGGCCGCTACACCGTCGACATGTTCGTGTGCCAGGCGGGCGTACACGACGCGTGGGAGGGCGCCGACGTCATCGAAGTCGTCGAGCACAGCCCCTACCCCGAGCTCGCGGGCGAAGAAGCGCTCTCACACGGCATGGTGCTCGCGGACTTCGATTACGAGGCGGCGTGATGTCTCGCACGATCATCGAGCCTCCCGGCCGATTCAACATGCCGAACTGGCGCGAGGTCTGGGCCGCGCGCGAGATCTTCTGGCGCTTCGGGCAGAAGGACATCCTGCTGCGCTACCGCCAGACGGCCGTCGGCGTCGCGTGGGTGTTCGTGCAGCCGCTCGTCGCTGCGGGGGTCTTCACCATCGTGTTCGGCGGCATTGCGCAGCTTCCGAGCGGTGGCGTGCCCTACTTCATCTTCGCCTTCGCGGGTCAGATGGCCTGGTCGCTCTTCAACAACATCGTCAACCGGGCGTCGACCTCGCTCGTGGCAAACCTCGCGCTGGTTCAGAAGGTCTTCTTCCCGCGCATCATCGTGCCGCTGTCGGTGCTGATCCCGATCCTGCTCGACTTCGCCGTCAGCTTCGGTCTCTTCGTCGTGCTGCTGTTCGTCTTCGGCATCAACCCGGGGTGGCCGATCCTTCTCCTCCCGGTGTGGGTCGTCATGACGGTGCTGCTGGGCCTGGGCCTGGGCCTGGCTGCGTCGTCGTGGATGGTGAAGTACCGCGATGTGCAGTATTTCCTGCCGTGGTTCATGCAGATCCTCATGTACGCCTCGCCCATCGCCTACTCGATGGAGGCTGTCGACGAGAGCGGACTTGAGTGGCTCTTCAACCTCAACCCGATTACGTGGCTCATGGAGGCGTACCGGTGGTCGCTGCTGGGACAGAGTGCGCCCCAGCTGTGGCAGGTGCTGGCTCTCGCCGTCGCAGCACTCGTGTCGATCACTCTCGGCGTCCTGTCGTTCCAGCGCAACGAACGACTCTTCGCCGACGTCATCTGACCAGCCCATGAGCGCTTCGACCCGGCCGCTGCGGATCGCCATGATCTCGTACTACCTTCCCAGCGGCAGCAAGATCGGCGTGGGCTATCAGGCTCACGAGCTCGCGAACGAGCTTGCCCGCCGTGGCCATCGAGTCGACATGCTTTCGGCGTGCCCGCCCGTCGAGGGCGCACTGTACGGTCACCGCGAGCTGCGGCTCGCCGGCAGTCTGCGGACCTTCCGTTTCGCCCTCGCCCTGCGCCGGGTCGACTACTCCGGCTACGACGTCATCCACGCCCACGGCGACGACTACTGGCTGTGGCGTCGTCGCGTGCCGGTCCACGTTCGCACCATGCACGGCACAGGATTCGAAGAGGCGCGGCGCATCCCTGGGTTCAAGGAGAAGCTGCGGATGTTGCTCCTCGGCCTCACCGAGGTGCTCGCATCCGTCGTTGCAGACGTCACCGTGGCCGTCTCGCCGCAGACGAGGCGGTGGATGCCGTGGGTGCGGCGCGTCATCCCGAACGGCGTGGACGCCGGCCGCTTCCGGCCAGACCCGGCCAAGCGAAGCGCGTCGCCGACCATCCTCTTCGTCGGAACGTGGGGCAATCGCAAGCGCGGCAGCGCGCTGGCCCACGCGTTCCAGCGCGACGTGCTCCCGGCGCTCCCCGACGCCCGACTCGAGATGGTCTGCCGCGACGCTCCCGCCGACGCCGGACCGGGAGTCGTTGTTCTCGGCGCTCTCAGCGACGCCGAACTCGTGCAGGCCTACCAGCGCGCGTGGGTGTTCTGTCTGCCGTCGGAGTACGAAGGCTTCGGCATTCCGTATGCCGAAGCGATGGCTTGCGGCCTTCCCGTCGTCGCGACCCCGAACGTGGGCGCGCGGTACGTCACCGACGAGGGGCGCGCCGGAGTGTTGAGCGAGCTGGACGTGATCGGTGCCGCCCTGCTGCGGTTGCTCACCGACGACGCCCGGCGTGCCGAACTGTCGATCGCGAGCGCCGATAGGGCGCACGCGTTCACTCTCTCGTCGGTGGTAGACCGATACGAGACGCTCTACCGCCGCGAGGGCTGAACTCGGAGTGGCTCGCCGGCTACTGTCGCGGCGGCGCGGTTCACCGCCGGCGTAGGCGCCGTCCGACGGCGTCGAACGGAGCCGACGGCGCGATGCGTGCCGCCCAGAAGGCGTCGGACAGTGCCGGGCCCCAGCGCTTTGCGCGCACCTCCCCGCGGGCGTGTCGCATGGCCCCCCACCAGGCGAATCGAGCGTTGGCGCGAAGGCTCTCGCTGTGGGCATCGGCCAGCGCGGAGTCGCCGACGAGCTGGGCACGCGAGCGATGGGTGCGCACGATGCGGTCGATCGACGCGGTCAGCTCGCGGTGCCGGGACGTGTTGTTCCCGCCATGCAGGCGATAGTCGAAGAGTGCCTCGGGCTCGAAAACGAAGTCGCCACGTTCCGAGAGGTTCAGGACGAGGTCCAGATCCTCCGCGAGCGTCAGGCTGGTGTCGAATCCGCCGACAGCCTCGAACTCGGTGCGACGGACCATCAGGTTGCCGAGGAGGATGCCGGTGCGCCGTCGCGCGACGTCGAGCCTGTCGCGGACGGCTGTCTGATCCGCCTCGACCAGTACACGGCCTTCGGCATCGATCGTTCTCATGCCGCAATAGCAGGCGACCGCTGCCGGAGTGGAACTCAGTCGCGTCGCCTGGCGGGAGAGTCTCTCAGGCGCGGAGAGATCATCGTCGTCGAAGAAGACCAAGAGTTCGCCGGTCGCCGCGGACGCGCCTGCGTTGCGAGCCGCGGACACGCCAGCGGGAGAGCGGCGGAGGATGCGCGCAGAAGGGGTCGCCGCCATGACGGTCGCCTCGATCGCCTCCGGGTCGGGCGACCCGTCGTCGACGACGATGACCTCGACGCGGGGATGCGTCTGATCGGCCAAGGATTCGAGTGCCGCCGCGAGGAACGGGCTGACCCGGTTGGTGGCCACGACAACGCTCACGAGCGGGAGGGATGCATCGTCCGCCGGGGCTCCTGGAGCGCGCTGGTGGCCTTGATCCGGCACTTCATCCCCCGCCCGAGTGTCGGTCGCCGAGGCGACTCATCGAGGATAGCGCGGAGGAATCGGGTATGCCGTGAGACTGCGCGAGCGGGAACGGCCCCTGTGCCTGATCGCGGGGGTACATTTAGTGCGGCGAGGGGATGGCTGCCATGTACTACTTCCTTGTTCTTGTGGCGAACCTCATTCCGGGGCGGGCACGTCGGCAGCGGTTCATCGAGTGGGCTCGCTCGCGTTTCAGTCAGCGGGCGATCGTCGAGTCAGCGCTCGCCGAGCAGCGGGTTGTCTTCGAGCGGACCATCTACCGCACCCAGATGTCCGAAGCGCCGGTGATCATGACGGTCGACCAGACTCTGGACGCACTCGTGGGGGGCAAGTCGATCGCCCGCTTCGGCGGCGGCGATCTGTGGACCATGGCGGGCGGGTTCGAACTGTTTCAGAAGCCGGGTTCCGAGCTCACCCGGCGTCTGGAAGAGGTTCTCCGATCAGACGAGCCCGACTTGCTGGTCGCGATCCCGAGCTTCACCTATGAATTGAGCTCGGAACTGTCCGAAGGAATGTGGGAGTACTGCCTGCGTTCGGCGCCGCGGTTGCGCCGCATCCTCAATCCCTACCTGAAGACCGGGACCACCTACGCGGCGACCGAGGTGTCGCTGGCCCACAGCACCTTCGGCGAGGCCTTCGACCGCGAGAGCTATTTCGAGAAGTGCCGGCGCATCTGGGACGGCGAACGGATCGTGATCGTCCACGGTGAGGGCATCTTCGACGGCTACCGCCATGACCTGTTCGGCAATGCCTCCACGGTCACCCACATCGTCGCCCCGAGCAGTGACGCGTTCGAGCATTACGACGACATCCTGAGTCGGACGTTGGAGTCTCCACCCGGGAGCCTCGTGATCGCCATCCTCGGACCGACGGCGACGGTCCTTGCGTACGATCTTCACCGCGCGGGATACCGGGCTCTCGATCTGGGCCACATCTCCAAGTCGTACGAATGGTGGCGGACTGGCAGATCAGCCGCGGGGGAGATCTTCTTCCGCCCGGACTGACCTGCTCCGCCCGACGGAGGGGCTCACTTCTCGAGGGCATGATCGAAGGGCCAGCTCTCGTCCCAGAGCGGGACGATCGTCGGATCGTCGAGCATCAGGCTGACCCGCCAGCTCCGGTCCGCCTGAGTGTCGGAGAGGCGGAACCACGCGTGCGCGAGCGCGACCTGGATGTCACGGAGCACGCGTCCGAACTCGGAATTCGCCGACACGAAACCGGTGCCGTAGATGTCTGCGGCCACGTCGCGGATGTTGAGGACGGTAGACCGCACGGGCATCCCGACAGTGTGGACCCACGCCAGCTCGGCCTTCGTGAGCACACCGCTGGGGCGTTCCGCCGCCACCGAGTCGAGATAGCCGGCATAACCGCGGAGGCTGAAGACCAGCATGTCGAGCGAGGCCATCGCCTCGGTGAGTCGGGACATGTCATGTGCGCCCACGGCGATGCCCGCTGCGCGCTTCGAACGCAGCGTCTCGAGAGTGAGGTCGATGAGGTGCTGAGCCGCACCTGTCATCACCCCCATGAAGGGGAAGAAGTACGGCCGCACCTCGGCGCCGGCATTGAAGCTCCAGCGGCGGGGGATCTCGATCGGCTCGGAGAGGTAGTACGTGGCGCTCCCGGTCGACCGCATTCCCAGAGGGTTCCAATCGTCCGCCTGACGGACCTTGTCCGCCGGCAGCCAGACCCCGAGGAACAGCTGCTCCTCGGTCGTCTCGTCGATCACGGGCTTGCCCGCGGCATCCCAGACCTTCACCCCGGCCAGCCAGCGGTCCGCGTGGTATCCGCCGCTGCCGAGCCGCCACTTCGCCTCGTCGATGCGAATGGTGCCGCCCTCGGTGAGAGTGGCACGGGCGAGCGGGGTGGCCGAGAACACGGTCGGCAGATCAGTGCTCGGGTAGAGCTCGGCGAAGGCCTCGTCATCGAGCCGTCGGGTGAGCTCGCCGTGGGCGCTGATCCAGTGAACGACCCACGCCATGCCAGCGTCGATCCGTGCGATCTGTGTGACTGCCTCGAGCCTCTCGGCATACGTCGCGCCGAGGCCGCCCCTGTTTGCGGGGAAGCCCCACCGGTAGAGACCGCTTGCCCGAAGCGCGCGGCCCGCCAGCGGTGTCGTGCGGCCGATCCGATCGCTCTCTGCCGCCTCTGCCTTCAGAAGCGGCTTCACCGTCTGCAGGTTGCGCAGCACGGCCTCGATCGACGTGGGCTCTTCGAGCCCGAGTGCGAGGATTCGCTCGTCGTCGGCAGGCGCGTCGCCCTTCGGTACGGTCTCGGTGCTCAGCGGGGCTGGAGCATCCCGGCGCATCGTTGCGACGGGAGTCCCCGCCGGCCCCGGCCCCGGTGCCGGCGCGGCAGTCGGCTTCGCGGCGCGGGCTTCCTTCGGGTGATTGCGTCGCCAGCGCCGCCAGAGCAGCAGGCCGACCGCGGTCGCGGCCACGATCGCGATGAGCAGCAGCACCGCCATCATCACCGCCACAAGTGCAATGAGCGCGTCGGTCGTCATGTCGTCCCCCTTGCTAGCGTCGCCCCAGGATCGCGA from Microbacterium sulfonylureivorans includes these protein-coding regions:
- a CDS encoding polysaccharide ABC transporter ATP-binding protein, whose translation is MIDSAISVSHLSKSYRIQVAGERVDRITSAVLNRIRHPLTRTHFEDFDALKDLTFEIPRGEAVGIVGRNGAGKSTLLKLLTRITAPTTGTISLGGRVGSLLEVGTGFSGELTGRENIFQNGALLGMSRQEIKRRFDEIVDFSGVEKFLDVPVKRYSSGMYVRLAFSVAAHLETEILAIDEVLAVGDAEFQRKSLAKMRDVARDGRTVLYVSHQMNTVTALCTSALFLDKGQLGYHGSVEGAMSRYRDTFEKFQTEQQDAASRPGTGWLRLTRVAVTEQTQEPADEKVIEFNVGKNPSLIGKYFVSAHITDVNGAVVAQCDSRLTGHWFDPEEDQAGRLRIKNLWLKPGRYTVDMFVCQAGVHDAWEGADVIEVVEHSPYPELAGEEALSHGMVLADFDYEAA
- a CDS encoding glycosyltransferase family 2 protein, translating into MTTPTNPGTTVSVVVITYARPQYIAECLRHLYEMTRRPHQIIVVDGSPDDRTRELVSAEHPDIEYIGHSLGRGTMPESRQLGLAAATGDIVAFIDDDAYVDREWLAELTRVYDDDPAVAGVGGRADNGIPGEDREGVGTIGRLLPNGDLTGYFGANSLRPVAVDHFLGANQSYRRTALEAIGGIRGNYPGTCLREESDTCLRLTAAGHRLVFAPRALVRHVAAPYQIGGQRFDRRYLYYSRRNHVMLLARVFGWRTPYLPRYYVTALRQQGHYFTLVGRLIAKGRGEDGEKATLRRRVTSPIILTRSVVEVAGLVTGVWAGIDGRRRDRRAGVGTP
- a CDS encoding glycosyltransferase family 2 protein, coding for MNADLGLVSVVVATNRSSPYLAEALDSVVTQTYPSWELVIVDNGVPDPDALADLVAGVSRAKVVHVPPPVTVSLARNAGVEASVGDLVVFLDDDDVWHPRRLERQVSLLKDDRSAPASYCGGWHMDAAGRPFDPAWPAEPARADEMLAGRARMPHICGAMLIRREAFAEVGGFSPELSMMEDFELALRLLSRGTFACAPDELVGYRRHDGNATSTAIDNVRLRREAVDGILARHAWAADARGDSRTAQLLREHRSRERARAAHDAGLATLAALRRGRFAEAGREAAWGVTGAAGAYFGAIVGRLARKGTSRHR
- a CDS encoding glycosyltransferase family 4 protein, which encodes MSASTRPLRIAMISYYLPSGSKIGVGYQAHELANELARRGHRVDMLSACPPVEGALYGHRELRLAGSLRTFRFALALRRVDYSGYDVIHAHGDDYWLWRRRVPVHVRTMHGTGFEEARRIPGFKEKLRMLLLGLTEVLASVVADVTVAVSPQTRRWMPWVRRVIPNGVDAGRFRPDPAKRSASPTILFVGTWGNRKRGSALAHAFQRDVLPALPDARLEMVCRDAPADAGPGVVVLGALSDAELVQAYQRAWVFCLPSEYEGFGIPYAEAMACGLPVVATPNVGARYVTDEGRAGVLSELDVIGAALLRLLTDDARRAELSIASADRAHAFTLSSVVDRYETLYRREG
- a CDS encoding glycosyltransferase family 4 protein, with translation MRIALVASSYLPRFGGVEEHVHELSRRLRARGHEVMVWAVDQGDDVPAQDDGRPLRYLPTPLPSRSAGGVLRFAAALPVALSAWRKAFVQDAPDVIVIQCFGPNGPWAAAAAKRAGVPLVYANHGETFMDAHDSFASSRLLRRSLSDVLRDAAAVTSCSAYAAADLVRFGPRREVTVVGNGIDLDTDAVALAAPLPPRYFAGVGRLVENKGFDTLIEAYAVSRDRLDGAELVIAGDGPHREALVLRARELAVGPHVRFVGALPRTQVRTLLDGALAQVVPSRVEAFGIVVLEGWRSGIPVLATERGGPAEFMTDGIDGVLFDPEDPQELAQLLVRVAADAELRARLGSGGRQSVAGFTWDRVADEYEKVFRTAVPGDRARRSESKS
- a CDS encoding GT-D fold domain-containing glycosyltransferase, which codes for MYYFLVLVANLIPGRARRQRFIEWARSRFSQRAIVESALAEQRVVFERTIYRTQMSEAPVIMTVDQTLDALVGGKSIARFGGGDLWTMAGGFELFQKPGSELTRRLEEVLRSDEPDLLVAIPSFTYELSSELSEGMWEYCLRSAPRLRRILNPYLKTGTTYAATEVSLAHSTFGEAFDRESYFEKCRRIWDGERIVIVHGEGIFDGYRHDLFGNASTVTHIVAPSSDAFEHYDDILSRTLESPPGSLVIAILGPTATVLAYDLHRAGYRALDLGHISKSYEWWRTGRSAAGEIFFRPD
- a CDS encoding glycosyltransferase family A protein, whose protein sequence is MATNRVSPFLAAALESLADQTHPRVEVIVVDDGSPDPEAIEATVMAATPSARILRRSPAGVSAARNAGASAATGELLVFFDDDDLSAPERLSRQATRLSSTPAAVACYCGMRTIDAEGRVLVEADQTAVRDRLDVARRRTGILLGNLMVRRTEFEAVGGFDTSLTLAEDLDLVLNLSERGDFVFEPEALFDYRLHGGNNTSRHRELTASIDRIVRTHRSRAQLVGDSALADAHSESLRANARFAWWGAMRHARGEVRAKRWGPALSDAFWAARIAPSAPFDAVGRRLRRR
- a CDS encoding ABC transporter permease, with the translated sequence MSRTIIEPPGRFNMPNWREVWAAREIFWRFGQKDILLRYRQTAVGVAWVFVQPLVAAGVFTIVFGGIAQLPSGGVPYFIFAFAGQMAWSLFNNIVNRASTSLVANLALVQKVFFPRIIVPLSVLIPILLDFAVSFGLFVVLLFVFGINPGWPILLLPVWVVMTVLLGLGLGLAASSWMVKYRDVQYFLPWFMQILMYASPIAYSMEAVDESGLEWLFNLNPITWLMEAYRWSLLGQSAPQLWQVLALAVAALVSITLGVLSFQRNERLFADVI